A stretch of Blautia liquoris DNA encodes these proteins:
- a CDS encoding phage head closure protein, whose product MKRFVDVGELDQRIQLYQIVYEEDELGQQVKKRVHMGDAWAKVSNLHGSEYYTAFAAKIEREVSFVIRYHPDMDETTEIEFRGNVYSISYIDNVKYGNRYMEIKAQTKK is encoded by the coding sequence ATGAAGCGGTTCGTGGATGTTGGAGAACTAGATCAGAGAATCCAACTCTATCAGATTGTTTATGAAGAAGATGAACTCGGGCAGCAAGTAAAAAAGCGAGTCCATATGGGAGATGCTTGGGCTAAGGTTTCCAATTTGCATGGCAGTGAGTACTACACGGCTTTTGCTGCAAAGATCGAAAGAGAAGTATCATTTGTCATTCGGTATCACCCTGATATGGATGAAACAACAGAGATTGAATTTCGTGGAAACGTCTATAGCATCAGTTATATCGACAACGTGAAGTATGGCAACCGATATATGGAAATAAAGGCACAAACAAAAAAGTGA
- a CDS encoding phage holin family protein: protein MIDLACSVVGGVVGWFLGGYDGLLYALLVFVIADYVTGVLCAIADRKLSSTVGFKGIAGKVLIFLLVGIGNVLDVQILGNGSAIRTAVIFFYISNEGISLLENAGHLGLPIPEKLKNVLEQLKEQKGKDDTDE from the coding sequence ATGATTGATTTGGCTTGTAGCGTAGTCGGAGGCGTGGTTGGATGGTTTCTGGGAGGCTATGATGGTCTGCTTTATGCACTTCTTGTATTTGTAATAGCCGACTATGTTACCGGGGTACTCTGTGCCATCGCAGATCGAAAGTTATCCAGTACAGTCGGATTTAAAGGAATTGCTGGAAAGGTATTGATTTTTCTGTTGGTCGGGATTGGAAATGTACTAGATGTCCAAATCTTAGGTAATGGTTCTGCTATTCGCACTGCTGTTATTTTCTTTTATATTTCGAATGAGGGAATTTCTTTATTAGAAAATGCGGGACATCTGGGACTTCCCATCCCAGAAAAGTTAAAGAATGTCTTAGAGCAGCTAAAAGAGCAAAAAGGAAAGGATGATACAGATGAGTAA
- a CDS encoding LysM peptidoglycan-binding domain-containing protein, with the protein MSNTISEILAQARAWIGKKESDQSFRIIIDIYNSHRPLARGYQVKYTDSWCATFVSAVAIRCNATYIIPPECGCQEMIKLFQSNGEWEENEARIPHAGDIIFYDWDDSGVGNNTGYADHVGIVEKISSSTITVIEGNKSNAVGRRNIAVNARYIRGYGIPRYQTERVTTSKKKPLDTIAREVIAGKWGNGDARKNALIAAGYDYSAIQARVNELLKNPEPAAVYYTVKSGDTLSAIARKYGTTALAIQKLNPTQIKNINHIITGWKIRVK; encoded by the coding sequence ATGAGTAATACCATAAGTGAAATTCTTGCACAGGCAAGAGCATGGATAGGGAAAAAAGAATCGGATCAAAGCTTTCGAATAATTATCGATATTTATAATTCTCATAGACCTTTGGCAAGGGGCTATCAAGTAAAGTACACGGATTCCTGGTGTGCGACCTTTGTATCTGCTGTTGCGATCCGCTGCAACGCAACATATATTATTCCACCAGAGTGTGGATGTCAGGAAATGATAAAGCTCTTTCAATCAAACGGAGAATGGGAGGAAAACGAAGCGCGAATTCCTCATGCAGGAGATATTATATTCTATGATTGGGATGACAGTGGGGTAGGAAATAATACTGGGTATGCGGATCATGTGGGAATTGTAGAGAAAATCTCCAGTTCTACCATCACTGTGATAGAAGGTAATAAATCCAATGCCGTCGGGCGGCGGAACATAGCAGTGAATGCCAGATATATTCGAGGGTATGGGATTCCACGATATCAAACAGAACGTGTTACAACATCCAAAAAGAAACCGCTTGATACGATAGCACGGGAGGTAATTGCCGGGAAGTGGGGCAACGGCGATGCCCGTAAAAACGCTCTCATCGCTGCCGGGTACGATTATTCAGCCATACAGGCAAGGGTCAACGAGCTCCTGAAAAATCCTGAACCTGCCGCCGTTTACTACACAGTTAAGAGTGGGGATACCCTCTCTGCCATCGCAAGGAAGTACGGCACCACCGCCCTTGCGATCCAGAAACTAAATCCGACACAGATTAAGAACATCAATCACATTATCACCGGATGGAAAATCCGGGTGAAATAA
- a CDS encoding SHOCT domain-containing protein, protein MTEQLQPITNSYYTQERIKGDLDYSRAQTIAKMMLDNGLISVAECNKLIAINRETFSPLFAEIMPKIT, encoded by the coding sequence ATGACAGAACAATTACAGCCAATCACGAACAGCTATTACACGCAAGAGCGTATCAAAGGCGATCTGGACTACAGCAGGGCACAGACTATCGCAAAAATGATGTTGGATAATGGCCTTATATCTGTAGCTGAATGTAACAAATTAATCGCCATCAATCGGGAAACTTTCTCTCCTCTGTTCGCGGAAATCATGCCTAAAATCACTTGA
- a CDS encoding recombinase family protein, with translation MKKVTKIAEVKNPNVKLKRIRVAAYCRVSTDSDAQLESLETQKTHYEKYITARDDWEFAGLYFDKGITGTKKERRPELLRLIDDCKAGKVDFIVTKSISRFSRNTLDCLELVRKLLDLRIPIYFEKENLNTGSMESELFLAILSSMAEGESVSISQNSKWSIQKRFENGTFKISYPPYGYDWDGEKMLINPEQAAIVKEIFAALLSGKGTQAIADDLNRRGVPTKRTGHWTSTTIRGMLGNEKYVGDCIFQKSFSDSSFNRHANHGEKGQYLLKRHHEAIIRREDFEAAQGLINQRANEKGVTKGSAKYQSRYAFSGKIICGECGDTFKRRIHSCTDYKYAAWCCNTHIQDKSRCSMLYVRDDSLKQAFVTMMNKLVYGHRVILKPYIDALKHSSADDSLRHIQEIQTLMAQNTEKRETLTKLMTQGIIDQILYSRETNELLSQADSFRDEMEALKNTVSEDVTKVTEATVLLHFAEKGGMVPVFEEELFEKFVSRIIIRSRTEACFELKCGLTLKERM, from the coding sequence TTGAAAAAAGTAACCAAGATTGCGGAAGTAAAGAATCCCAATGTCAAACTTAAGAGGATCCGGGTAGCTGCTTACTGCCGCGTCTCCACGGATTCCGACGCTCAGCTCGAAAGTCTTGAAACTCAGAAGACGCATTACGAGAAATACATCACAGCCCGCGATGACTGGGAGTTTGCCGGGCTCTACTTCGACAAAGGCATCACCGGCACCAAAAAGGAACGACGACCGGAGCTTTTGCGGCTCATTGACGACTGCAAAGCCGGTAAAGTGGATTTCATTGTCACGAAGTCCATCAGCCGCTTCAGTCGCAATACTCTGGATTGTCTAGAGCTTGTCAGAAAACTTCTTGATTTACGCATCCCTATTTACTTTGAAAAAGAAAACCTGAACACCGGCTCTATGGAGAGCGAGCTCTTTCTGGCAATCCTCTCCAGCATGGCTGAAGGTGAGTCGGTTTCCATTTCACAAAACAGCAAATGGTCCATCCAGAAGCGCTTCGAGAATGGAACCTTTAAAATCAGTTACCCGCCCTATGGTTACGACTGGGATGGGGAAAAGATGCTTATTAATCCAGAACAGGCAGCCATCGTGAAGGAAATATTCGCTGCTCTTTTATCCGGCAAGGGTACCCAAGCCATCGCTGACGATCTGAACCGGCGAGGTGTTCCCACCAAGCGTACCGGACACTGGACGTCTACGACGATTCGCGGAATGCTTGGCAATGAAAAGTATGTCGGAGACTGTATCTTCCAGAAGTCCTTCTCGGATTCCAGCTTCAATCGCCACGCCAATCATGGTGAAAAAGGCCAGTACCTGCTTAAGCGTCATCATGAGGCAATCATCCGCCGAGAGGATTTTGAAGCAGCACAGGGACTGATCAACCAACGTGCAAACGAAAAAGGCGTTACCAAGGGAAGTGCTAAGTATCAAAGCCGCTACGCCTTCTCAGGTAAGATCATCTGCGGTGAATGCGGTGACACCTTTAAGCGAAGAATCCACAGCTGTACCGATTACAAATATGCAGCATGGTGCTGCAACACCCATATTCAAGACAAGAGCCGCTGTTCGATGCTCTACGTTCGGGATGATTCCTTGAAGCAGGCCTTCGTCACCATGATGAACAAGTTGGTCTATGGACACCGGGTGATCTTAAAGCCTTATATCGATGCTCTAAAGCATTCATCCGCTGACGATTCTCTCCGGCACATTCAGGAGATCCAGACCTTGATGGCACAGAACACGGAAAAACGCGAGACGCTGACCAAGCTCATGACACAGGGTATCATCGACCAGATCCTCTACAGCAGGGAAACAAACGAGCTTCTCTCGCAGGCAGACAGCTTTCGGGATGAAATGGAAGCGCTAAAGAACACGGTTTCCGAAGATGTCACGAAGGTAACTGAGGCCACGGTGCTTCTTCACTTTGCAGAAAAAGGTGGGATGGTTCCTGTCTTTGAGGAAGAACTATTTGAAAAATTCGTCAGCCGCATCATCATTCGCTCCCGAACGGAAGCATGCTTTGAATTAAAGTGCGGTCTGACACTGAAAGAAAGGATGTGA
- a CDS encoding integrase encodes MGHTPYGYSIENGTAIIDEEKAGKIRKLYEYYLSGMALAKAAAEAGIEAYHGEAKRLMENRHYLGDTFYPAIIEQEAFDSASEERIRRADKLGRLKHKKAMKQAAVPTHFHLAEAVQHYEDPKLQAEYLYSLIESEVS; translated from the coding sequence ATGGGGCATACACCCTATGGATACAGCATTGAAAACGGCACTGCCATCATTGATGAAGAAAAAGCAGGCAAAATCCGAAAACTCTACGAGTACTACCTCTCCGGCATGGCGCTTGCCAAGGCTGCGGCAGAAGCCGGGATTGAAGCCTACCACGGTGAAGCAAAACGCCTGATGGAAAATCGCCACTACCTCGGCGATACCTTCTATCCTGCCATCATCGAACAGGAGGCTTTCGACAGCGCTTCCGAGGAACGGATCCGACGTGCTGATAAGCTCGGCAGGCTGAAGCACAAGAAAGCCATGAAGCAAGCTGCGGTTCCGACACACTTCCATCTTGCCGAAGCCGTTCAGCACTATGAAGACCCAAAGCTACAGGCAGAATACCTCTACAGCCTCATAGAAAGTGAGGTGAGCTGA
- a CDS encoding recombinase family protein: protein MGNVMFIPAKRQVGNTVKQSEQPKLRVAAYCRVSTDSDEQETSYDAQVTHYTEYIQSNPEWMLAGIFADDGISGTNTKKRDEFNRMIDECMAGNIDMIITKSISRFARNRLDCLQYIRQLKDKNIPVYFEKESINTMDAKGEVLITIMASLAQQESQSLSQNVKLGLQYRYQQGKVQVNHSRFLGYTKDKDGHLIIDTDQAEIVKRIYREYLEGSSMDKISAGLEADGILTGAGKPKWHTSTINKILRNEKYMGDALLQKTYTVDFLTKKRIKNNGTVPQYYVEGDHEAIIPKELFMQVQAELVRRRVVHVSPSGKKRKFSCNHCFAQMIFCGECGELYRRVHWNNHGCKSIVWRCISRLDPTSADINCTNRTVNETVLQGITIKAINMILTDRNTFLKVLQENIAKAVISADTLSPDGIQTRLEKLQKELIKKVNNRQDYDAIADEIFRLREQKEKSETESYSREKAMKRIKELQDFISKQETNITEFDESLVRRLLQKITVFEDHFTVEFKSGISVDIEG from the coding sequence ATGGGCAATGTCATGTTTATTCCAGCCAAACGGCAGGTTGGGAACACCGTCAAACAATCTGAGCAGCCTAAACTTCGCGTCGCCGCTTACTGTCGAGTCAGTACGGACTCCGACGAGCAGGAAACCAGCTACGATGCTCAAGTCACCCACTACACCGAGTACATTCAGAGCAATCCAGAGTGGATGCTGGCGGGCATCTTCGCCGACGACGGCATCTCCGGAACCAACACCAAAAAACGAGACGAGTTCAACCGTATGATCGATGAATGCATGGCCGGGAATATCGACATGATCATCACCAAATCGATCAGCCGTTTTGCCCGCAACAGGCTCGACTGCCTGCAGTACATCCGCCAGCTGAAAGACAAGAATATTCCAGTCTACTTTGAAAAGGAGTCCATCAATACGATGGATGCCAAGGGCGAAGTGCTGATCACGATCATGGCATCACTTGCCCAGCAGGAAAGCCAGAGCCTTTCGCAGAACGTGAAACTCGGTCTCCAGTACCGTTACCAGCAAGGAAAAGTTCAGGTGAATCACAGTCGCTTCCTCGGCTACACGAAGGACAAAGACGGTCACCTGATCATCGACACAGATCAGGCAGAGATTGTAAAGCGAATCTATCGAGAATACCTTGAAGGCTCCAGCATGGACAAGATTTCAGCCGGCCTTGAGGCAGACGGCATCCTCACCGGTGCCGGAAAGCCGAAATGGCACACCAGCACCATCAACAAGATTCTCCGGAACGAAAAATATATGGGTGACGCCTTGCTGCAGAAGACCTACACCGTCGATTTTCTTACCAAGAAGCGAATCAAAAACAACGGCACGGTACCTCAGTACTACGTCGAGGGTGACCACGAGGCGATCATTCCGAAAGAACTTTTCATGCAGGTGCAGGCTGAGCTTGTCCGCCGCCGGGTCGTCCATGTCAGCCCTTCTGGGAAAAAACGAAAGTTCTCCTGCAACCACTGCTTTGCACAGATGATATTCTGCGGCGAGTGCGGAGAACTTTATCGTCGCGTCCATTGGAATAACCATGGTTGTAAATCTATCGTCTGGCGCTGCATCAGCCGTCTGGATCCCACTTCCGCCGACATAAACTGCACCAACCGCACGGTAAACGAAACTGTTCTTCAAGGCATCACCATCAAGGCCATCAATATGATTCTGACCGACAGAAACACTTTTCTGAAAGTTCTGCAAGAGAACATTGCCAAAGCCGTGATCAGTGCTGACACTCTCTCACCGGATGGCATTCAGACAAGGTTGGAGAAGCTTCAAAAAGAGCTCATCAAGAAGGTTAATAACAGGCAAGATTACGACGCCATCGCTGACGAGATCTTCCGTCTCCGCGAACAGAAGGAAAAGTCTGAAACTGAAAGCTACAGTCGAGAAAAAGCCATGAAGCGAATCAAGGAACTGCAGGACTTTATCAGCAAACAGGAAACCAACATTACGGAGTTTGATGAAAGTCTTGTCCGCAGGCTACTGCAGAAAATCACCGTTTTTGAAGACCACTTCACGGTGGAATTCAAGTCAGGGATAAGCGTTGATATTGAAGGATAA